In Actinoplanes octamycinicus, the genomic window GCTGCGGGCGTACCGAAGCTGGCATCAGCAACCCACGACGGACCTGTCGGCGATGGCGGTGTCGCCGGCCCGGGTCCGGGTCGGCGCCGCGCCCGAGGCACATCTCGGCAGCGGGAGTTTTCCCCACCTGCGGGATCCCGCGGGCTTCGCGGCGTTGCTGCGCACCCTGCGCTGAACGCCGCGGGGCCGCTATTGCGCCAGGCCCGCGGACGGGATCACCAGACCGCAAGCCTCGTGCTCCTGGAGGTCCTGGCCGGGCGGTGGGCCGGCGGGGCCGGGCGCGTCGGCGGTCAGCTTCGCCCAGACCTGCGGGATGATCTCGCGGTTCGCCCGGTCGCACAGCTCCCGGCTGGTCCAGACCTCGGTGATCCGGAAGCCGGTGCCGGTGGGCCAGGCGACGTGCACGAGCAGGCCGTCGACCTGGCCGCCGGTGTGCTGGAGGAGCGCGGCGTGGAAGGCGTCGTAGACGGCGACGGGCGCGTCGACGTCGATGCTCACGGTGTAGGTCATGGCGGTTCTCCGTTTCTTCCGGTCCGGTGCTGGGTTACGCCGGCGCCTCCGCGGGCTGTGCGCGGATCACGGTGGTGACCAGCGTGGTGATCTGTTCGGTCGGGTCGAAGGCGGGGTCCGGCATCGCCAGGTCGTGCAGGACCACGCCGGTGTAGTGGTTCATGATGATCGGCGCGTCGCGCTCCGGATCGGTGGAGCCGGCGACCCGCAGCCAGGTCAGGAACCAGGCGTTGACCTGGGAGCCGGTGGCCAGCAACTGGGCGCGCAGCGCGGGGCGGATGCCGGCCTCGACGAGGATGGCGTACCGCGCGAGGGTCAGCGTGCGGAGCCGGCCGGTCGCCGCCTTGGCCGCGGTGACGAGCACCTGGGCGAGATCGTGGGGGGTCGTCGGATACATCCGTATCGCGATCTCCTCCCAGGCCTGCCGCTCACGGATGGCGAACCGCTCCACCACCGCGTCGAGCAGCGCGTCGCGGGTGCGGAAGTGGTTGGAGGCCGAGCCGGTCGGCAATCCGGCTTGGCTGTCGACGGCGCGATGGGTCAGCGCGTGGATGCCGCCCTCGCCGAGCAGGGTGATCGCCGCATCCAGCAGTTGCTCACGCCGAGTCGTCACCAGCGCAGCCTACTACGAAAGTAGTCACCGGAACTACCATCGTAGTGCCGATTCGCATGCGCGCTATGGTGGGCGCCGTGATCAGCGCGGCGGCAACGATCGGGCGGGGTGCCCGGGCGCTGCTGTTGCTGTGCACGGTGTTCGGCCTGGCGCTGATGCACACCCTGGGACATTCCGGCGTACGCGTCGAGCACTCCGGTACCGCGGCGATGGCCACCATGTCGTCGGCCGCGATATCTCCTGTGGCTGCCGAGGCGACCGGCGCGTGCCCTGACGATCACTGCGACGGCCATGGGCACGTCGGTGTCTGGAGCGTGTGCCTGGCCGTTCTCGGCGGGCTCGCGGTCGTCATCCTGCTGGCGATGGCTCTGCTGGCCGTCACCCGCCCGGGCACGCCGGCACGGGGTTTCCAGGGATCGCGACGGCGAACGACCAGAGCGCCCCCGGCCGTCCGTACCGGATTGACCCTCGCGTCGACAGCGGTGCTGCGCATATAGGAGGCATCCCTCGGTCCCTCACGGACCGCCAGGGCTCTTCCGCGTGAACCCGTTTTCCTGTCGAAAGGTCAATCTCCGATGTTGCGTAGCACCATGCTGTCTTCCCCCGCCTGGCGCCGTGGCCTGCTGGCCGGCGCCGCGCTGAGCGCCGCGCTCGCCGTCTCCGCCTGCGGCGGCAGCGACTCCTCGTCGGACTCCGGCATGAACCACGGCGGCATGACGCCGGCCGCGACCGCCTCCGCGGCGGCGCCGGCGACGTTCAACGACGCCGACGTGATGTTCGCGAGCATGATGATCCCGCACCACCAGCAGGCCGTGGAGATGGCGGCGCTGGCCGACGGCCGCGCCGCCGGCACCGAGGTCAAGGACCTCGCTGGCAAGATCAAGGCCGCTCAGCAGCCGGAGATCGACACGATGAGCCGGTGGCTGACCGCCTGGGGCCACCCGATGCCGGCCACGACCGCCTCCGGTATGCCCGGCATGTCGGGCATGGAGCACGGCTCGATGCCCGGCATCATGTCGCAGGCTGACATGGACAAGCTGACCGCGGCCAAGGGCGCCGCGTTCGACAAGCAGTTCCTCACCATGATGATCAGCCACCACGAGGGCGCCATCACGATGGCCCAGCAGGAGGTGGCGCAGGGCTCCGACCCGGACGCCAAGGCTCTCGCCCAGAACATCATCACTGCTCAGCAGGCCGAGATCACCACGATGAAGGGCCTGCTCGGCAAGCTCTGATCCACCCGCCCACGCCGCAGGGTGCGCCCGTAGCCACGGGCGCACCCTGGGGCGTCACCTGAAAGGTTCGCCGAACGTCATGACCCCTCCCTCAGCGCCTCCCGCCCGTTGGCGCCGTGGCCTGCTTGCCGGCGCTGCCGTCTGCGCCGTTCTCGTATCGTCCGGCTGTGGCGACACGACCACCGCCGATCCGGGCCCGACGAGCACCGCTAGCCCGGCCGGGGCGGGAACGTCAGCGAACACGGCCGTCAACGACGCCGACATCGCCTTCGCCCGGCAGATGATCCCGCACCACCAGTCGGCCGTCGCCATGGCAGAGCTGGCCACCGGGCACGTCGGCGACCCCCGGGTGGCCGATCTCGCCGGCCGGATCCAGGCGGCGCAGCAGCCCGAGATCGACACGCTGAACCACTGGCTCGCCAGGTGGGGCAAGCCCATGCCGAGCGCGAGCGGCGAGGCGATGGAAGGCATGGAACACGGCGAGATGGCCGGCATCGACGAACTCGACGTGACGGCGCTGATGAACGCCAAGGGCACGCCGTGGGACAAGGAGTTCCTGGCGGTGATGGTCAAACACCATGAGGCCGCCGTCATGATGGCTCAGCAGGAACTCGCCCAGGGCGCCAACTCGGATGCCACGACTCTCGCGCAGAAGATCATCACTGATCAGCAGGCGCAGATCACCGAGATGAGGCAGCTCCGCGCCCAGTTGTAGGTCTGTCGAGCCGCCAGCCTGGCTGGTGGCGCTTCGGGAGTCAGCGGGTGGTGCGGCTGGTCCGCCTCCGGATCCGGCGGTAACCGTGCAGCACCAGATCGGTGAGCGCGACCGCGGCGAAGGCCCAGCCGGCGACCCGCAGCCACCAGTTCGGGTTACCCGCGGCGAAGCCGAGACCGACGACGACGTACGCGAGATCCACCCACCACGCGAACAGCCCTCGGCCGCCGGGATCGGGGGTCAGCTGCCGGAACGGATCCCTGCCGATCGCGCTGGTGAAGGCGGCGCCCAGCTGCGTTCGACTGAAAACACCACGCTCTACGGCGTCGGCGACGGTCGGCAGCACACCGGCCACACTGGCCAGTTCGGCCTCGGTGAGCGTCGCCACCAAGGGGCGTGGCGGCCCGGTGTGCAGGACCAGCTCGACCATCCCGCCGGTGCGCCGGGAGACACCCCAGACATCGGCTGGTCTTTCGTCCTGGCGATGGCGATCGACGTGGTCCGACACGATCGAAGACTAGCGGCACGCGGCAACGGGCACCGACCGGTCGGCGTGGCTCGCCTGACGGGTGTGCGGGACAGCGGTGCTGGCGCCGAGCGCACAGACTGAACAGTGCCCATTGTCGGCGATGCATGGGGGCGCGCTGTGCGAAGACTACTGACAGGTCTGGTCGTGCTGGTGTCGGTCGTAACCGCCGGCTGCACGGGGTCGCCGGCCGAACCGGCTGCCAGCTCGGCGGCGTCCAGCGTGACGGCGGTGCCGGTGACTTCCGGTGTGGCGGCCACGCCCGCGGCGTCCGCGTCGGTCACCGCGTCCCCGAAGGCGGAGCGCACCCTCGCCTATCCGGGCATGACCTATCGGGGACGGCTGCCGATCTGCCCCCTGCTGGACCAGGATGCCTTGGTGCCCGCCGTGTACAGCGCGCGCGGAGAGGTGCAGACGGACGACGGCTTCGGGAGTGCCGACGGGTCCGGCATGGAGTGCAAGCTCTCGTTCGGCGGCGAGGCGTACGGAGGCATCCGGATGTTGATCTGGGTGCACCCGGGCGTGCGGGGCGCGAAGCGCGACTACGACATGCGTCGTGCCGAGATGACGGATCTGCCGTGGTCCGGGACGCGCGGCGCGGTCACAGGTCTGGGCACGAGGGCGTACGGGGAGTACCAGCCGGTGTCGCCGTCCAGCCCGGGAGTGCGCATCCAGCCGGGGCGCCGGTGGTACCTGCTGCTGCAGCACGACAACCTGGTCATGCACGTCTTCATCGACGTGCTGCGGCCGATGGGCACCAAGTTCCCGGAGAGCGACCGGGCGTTCCAGAAGAAGCTCCGGCAGGCGCTCACCGCGACCTTGGCCAACCTGCGGGCACGCTAGGCGCTGCTCGGTCAGAGACCGGGCTTGGCCTGGTCAGCGGGCTGTTCGGCGTCGGGCTCGGGGTGTGCCGGGGCGGTCCAGCTGGCCAGCAGCCGCAGCAGCTCGTGGGTCGAGCTGCCGACCGGAGCGGTGTACGTCACCAGCACCTGGTCGGCCTCGCCGGGCAGCGCCAGCGTCTCGTACCCGAACTCCATCTCACCGACCAGGGGATGGCGGATCACCTTGGTCCCGGAGGTCTTCTCCCGCACCCGCTGAGCCGCCCACAGCCGGGCGAAATCGGGGCTGGCGATCGACAGCTCGCCGATCATCGCGGCGAGCAGCGGATCACCCGGGTGCCGGCCGGCGTCGAGGTGCAGGAACGCGACCGTGTCGGCGGCCACCGCCTCCCACTGCGGGTAGAGGGTGCGCGCGGCCGGGTCGAGGAAAGTTTGCCGGGCGATGTTGCGCCGCTCCAGCGGCCAGGTGCTGAAGCCGTTGACGGCGTCACCCAGCGCGTTGAAGGCGAGCACGTCCATCCGCCGGCCGAGGACGAACGCCGGCACGGTCTCCATCAGGTCCAGCAGCAGCTGGACCCCGGGACGCACGCCGCGCAGCGCGCATGCGGCGGGGCGGGGGCGGGCCAGGTTGAACAGGTGCTGCCGCTCGACGCGGTCGAGGCCGAGGACCCGGGCGATGGAGTCCAGCACGGCATCCGAGACGTTGCGGCTGCGGCCCTGTTCCAGGCGGATGTAGTAGTCCGGGCTCACCCCGGCCAGCTGCGCCAGCTCCTCCCGGCGCAGCCCCGGAACCCGGCGCCGGCCGAACACCGGCAGGCCCACCTGCTCCGGCCGGATGGCGGCCCGCCGCGCGCGCAGGAACGCTCCGATCTCTGACTCCCGGACGCTCATGACGATCATTCTGCCTCGCGCCGCCGGCCGTAACGTAGGTCTGTCAGACCCAGGTAACGACGCGCCCCTGCCCACCGGGCGCGAACCCGCTGACGCTTGTCGGCATGAACAGCTACGACCTGCAGAACCGCACCGCCGTCATCACCGGAGCCGCCAGCGGCATCGGCGCCGCCACCGCCGAACTGGTCGCCGCCGCCGGCGCCCGGGTGGCGCTGCTGGCCCGCCGTCGCGACCGTCTCGACGAGCTGGCCGCCAAGATCCGAGCCGCGGGTGGCACCGCGCTGGCAGTGCCGGCCGACATCACCGACGCCGCCGCGGTGAACGCGGCGGCCGAACAGGTCACCGCGGCGTTCGGGCCCGCCGACCTGATCGTCAACGCCGCCGGGGTGATGCTGCCGAACCCGATCGCCGACGGCCGCGACGACGAGTGGGCCCGCATGATCGACACCAATCTGACCGGCACGCTGCGCGTCATCCGCGCCTTCCTGCCGGGCCTGCGGGCCGCCGCGTCCGCCGGCCGGACCGCCGATCTGGTGAACGTCTCCTCCATCGCCGCGCATGCGATGTTCCCGACCTTCGCCGTCTACGCGGCGACGAAGGCCGGCGTCACGCAGCTCTCCGCGGCGCTGCGCACCGAACTGGGCTCGGAGATGGTCCGGGTGACGAACATCGAACCCGGCCTCACCGACACCGAACTGAGCGGGCACATCGACAACACCGAGATCGCCGGTCGGGTGGGGGAGATGTACCAGGTGCTGCCGGCGCTGCGCTCCGAGGACGTCGCCGACCTCGTGGCGTACACCGTCTCCCGGCCCCGCCACGTCAACCTGCGCCAGGTGATCGTCCTGCCCACGCCGCAGGCCTGAGTCCGGCAGGTCCCGCAGCCGCGGGGATCCGGCTTCGGCGCGCACGCCGCGGCGGCCATGTGATGGCCGCCGCGGACGTCGTGCCCGGGGTCAGACCAGGCGCCTGACCACGTAGCTCTTGCCCCAGATCTTCTGCTTGGTGACCGTCTTGCCGGTCCGCGGGGCCGCCCACATCTTGCCGCCGCCGGCGTAGATGCCGGCGTGCGTGCCGTAGGAGCCGCTGCGGATGATGATCAGGTCACCGGGCCGCGCCTTGGACTTGGCCACGGCCTTGCCGTACCGCTGCTGCAGGTTCGCCTTGTGCGGCAGCTTCTTGCCGACCGCCTTCTTGTAGACGTACAGGGTGAAGCCGGAGCAGTCGAACCGCTTCGGTCCGGCGGCGCCGAACAGGTAGCGCTTGCCCTTGTGCTTGGCGGCCTCCG contains:
- a CDS encoding TetR/AcrR family transcriptional regulator, with amino-acid sequence MTTRREQLLDAAITLLGEGGIHALTHRAVDSQAGLPTGSASNHFRTRDALLDAVVERFAIRERQAWEEIAIRMYPTTPHDLAQVLVTAAKAATGRLRTLTLARYAILVEAGIRPALRAQLLATGSQVNAWFLTWLRVAGSTDPERDAPIIMNHYTGVVLHDLAMPDPAFDPTEQITTLVTTVIRAQPAEAPA
- a CDS encoding DUF6153 family protein gives rise to the protein MISAAATIGRGARALLLLCTVFGLALMHTLGHSGVRVEHSGTAAMATMSSAAISPVAAEATGACPDDHCDGHGHVGVWSVCLAVLGGLAVVILLAMALLAVTRPGTPARGFQGSRRRTTRAPPAVRTGLTLASTAVLRI
- a CDS encoding DUF305 domain-containing protein → MLRSTMLSSPAWRRGLLAGAALSAALAVSACGGSDSSSDSGMNHGGMTPAATASAAAPATFNDADVMFASMMIPHHQQAVEMAALADGRAAGTEVKDLAGKIKAAQQPEIDTMSRWLTAWGHPMPATTASGMPGMSGMEHGSMPGIMSQADMDKLTAAKGAAFDKQFLTMMISHHEGAITMAQQEVAQGSDPDAKALAQNIITAQQAEITTMKGLLGKL
- a CDS encoding DUF305 domain-containing protein; the protein is MTPPSAPPARWRRGLLAGAAVCAVLVSSGCGDTTTADPGPTSTASPAGAGTSANTAVNDADIAFARQMIPHHQSAVAMAELATGHVGDPRVADLAGRIQAAQQPEIDTLNHWLARWGKPMPSASGEAMEGMEHGEMAGIDELDVTALMNAKGTPWDKEFLAVMVKHHEAAVMMAQQELAQGANSDATTLAQKIITDQQAQITEMRQLRAQL
- a CDS encoding helix-turn-helix transcriptional regulator; this encodes MSVRESEIGAFLRARRAAIRPEQVGLPVFGRRRVPGLRREELAQLAGVSPDYYIRLEQGRSRNVSDAVLDSIARVLGLDRVERQHLFNLARPRPAACALRGVRPGVQLLLDLMETVPAFVLGRRMDVLAFNALGDAVNGFSTWPLERRNIARQTFLDPAARTLYPQWEAVAADTVAFLHLDAGRHPGDPLLAAMIGELSIASPDFARLWAAQRVREKTSGTKVIRHPLVGEMEFGYETLALPGEADQVLVTYTAPVGSSTHELLRLLASWTAPAHPEPDAEQPADQAKPGL
- a CDS encoding SDR family oxidoreductase; amino-acid sequence: MNSYDLQNRTAVITGAASGIGAATAELVAAAGARVALLARRRDRLDELAAKIRAAGGTALAVPADITDAAAVNAAAEQVTAAFGPADLIVNAAGVMLPNPIADGRDDEWARMIDTNLTGTLRVIRAFLPGLRAAASAGRTADLVNVSSIAAHAMFPTFAVYAATKAGVTQLSAALRTELGSEMVRVTNIEPGLTDTELSGHIDNTEIAGRVGEMYQVLPALRSEDVADLVAYTVSRPRHVNLRQVIVLPTPQA
- a CDS encoding C40 family peptidase, which gives rise to MRVSTSSRPARTLGTGTVALSVGLGLLAGGLGTPQSVSAAPPALKAAPQALHAAPQALHAAPTASNLAAARAMPQVSAVAIRTTGTVNAAAKAQLAGNRVITEAAKHKGKRYLFGAAGPKRFDCSGFTLYVYKKAVGKKLPHKANLQQRYGKAVAKSKARPGDLIIIRSGSYGTHAGIYAGGGKMWAAPRTGKTVTKQKIWGKSYVVRRLV